The Dermacentor silvarum isolate Dsil-2018 chromosome 3, BIME_Dsil_1.4, whole genome shotgun sequence region GGGTCCAGCCATAGGCTGCTCAATTCCGGTGGCTGTTCACGTACCCTAACGTACTACCTGCGAAAGAATAGGTGCTATGACAGCCTATAAGACAGTTCAACCCGTTCGTCAAAGAAACGAGCCACCGTCGTTGCACAACCGATGGGTACTCAGTCCATTCAACGTCGGTCCTTGTATAATGACGGATACCCTTCACGGTAGTCTCCGCCGTTGCCTCCGCGGTtgccttcgcctctgcctccgcCGTCGCCACCACGGTTGCCTCCGCCATAGCCTCCACCATAGCTGCCACCATATCTTCCACCGTAGCCTCCGTAATTTCCAGCTCCATCCCCTCCATCATAGCTGCCACCATATCTTCCACCGTAGCCTCTGTTATTTCCCGCTCCATCCCCTCCGTCGTCTCCACCTCCGTCGCCACCACCGTCGCCACCACCGTTTCCACCACCGTAGCTTCTGCCGTATCCGCCACCATATCTGCCGCCGCTGCCTCCATCGTATCCGCCACGGTTGCCTCCACCGTCTCCGCCGCTGTATCCTCGGCGATAGCGTCCGCTGCTGCCTCCACCGTATCCACCATTGCCACGACCTCCTCCGTAGCCTCCATAGTTGCCTCCGCCATCGTCCCCTCCTCCGCCATTGCCGCCACCACCATATCGACGCCCTGCAGACGCTATCGCTGTGGCAGCGCAAAGGAACACAACAATGACCTGCAAAAATGAAGAGACAGCAAATTTCACAAACCTTTAGAGATTATTAGGCGGCCAATGAAACTCTTGTTTTTTTAATATCCCACACGCATGACGCACTCATAGATCACCTCGTAATAGCGAACTAAGCAGAAAGTGGAAGATCTTACGCATATTTTCCGTTGATGGACGTTGCATTACAATAACAAAAGCATAGACTTTTAAATCGGCGATAGCGCTGTATGCGTTCTGTTTTACGCTTTGTTGCACAGCTTTGTGCGCACTTACGCGTTCTCTAATCGTGATCTAAACACACAAGAGGAAGCTTTGTCGTGAATAAGCATGTAGTATTTTTTAACAAAAAGAACATACAGATAAATGTCCTAACGTCAAAATGTTGCGCTGTTAACATCGAGTTTGTTCGTAAAACCTGAACTAAAGAACTGTTTGTGTGAAACCTCAAGTAAGAATATAAAGAGATACATAACATTTTTTCGAAACAAGCATATGAGAAGTTAGCTCGTAGTTTAAAATTCTTACATACTTGCAAAGGTGCTCGAGGTGGGATCATTCGTTATGGTTTCGATACGAGCGCCTTACCTCACATTCTGaaacttttctttcctttcaacCGTTCGTATGTTTAAGTGGAGAATCCTTCATGCGTCCTTACCGCGAGGTATCCGCGCAGAGCGCAAGCACATTTTCAAAGCTGCATAAATTATTTAAAACACGAGCGCATTTGTAAGATAGAAAAGACATACCGTGAGTTCGGGTTAGAGTGCACCCATGATAAATTTTACCCAAACGCTTCTGGCCAATAAAATAAAGTTCAGCAAGTTTAACCTATACTTAATTGTTATTACGTATATCGACGCGCGGATGCTTACTTCCCACTATGTCTACTTGGCCTGCAGAAAATTGCTAGTGCCGAAATGAGAAAGTGACATGTGTTATAATAGAAATGAATTATACGTTAACCAAATTTTGGCCCCAGAACAGCTAGCTTAGTGG contains the following coding sequences:
- the LOC119444401 gene encoding uncharacterized protein LOC119444401; amino-acid sequence: MTTVIVVFLCAATAIASAGRRYGGGGNGGGGDDGGGNYGGYGGGRGNGGYGGGSSGRYRRGYSGGDGGGNRGGYDGGSGGRYGGGYGRSYGGGNGGGDGGGDGGGDDGGDGAGNNRGYGGRYGGSYDGGDGAGNYGGYGGRYGGSYGGGYGGGNRGGDGGGRGEGNRGGNGGDYREGYPSLYKDRR